From one Microbacterium sp. 10M-3C3 genomic stretch:
- a CDS encoding DUF3105 domain-containing protein has protein sequence MTDKPRRTSGNPATQARIEQTVKQQREQKRQEKLAEYQRQLARRRRGKVVWWVVGSIATLAVVAVVVASFVFAPRPTTATYEAANSTGREIDGVETFQNTTQHTDEPVTYPQTPPAGGPHNPVWLNCGVYTEPQENERAVHSMEHGAVWVTYDPARISGDALDTLKQWLPSSYALLSPYEGMDTPIAVSVWNAQLKVDDPADERIGEFFTEYWRSQNAPEPGAACSGALDGPGKQ, from the coding sequence ATGACCGACAAGCCCCGCCGCACGAGCGGCAATCCCGCCACGCAGGCCCGCATCGAGCAGACCGTGAAGCAGCAGCGCGAGCAGAAGCGCCAGGAGAAGCTCGCCGAGTATCAGCGCCAGCTCGCCCGCCGCCGACGCGGCAAGGTGGTGTGGTGGGTCGTCGGGTCGATCGCCACGCTCGCGGTCGTCGCAGTGGTCGTCGCGTCCTTCGTCTTCGCCCCGCGTCCGACCACGGCCACGTACGAGGCGGCCAACAGCACCGGACGCGAGATCGACGGCGTCGAGACGTTCCAGAACACGACGCAGCACACCGACGAGCCGGTCACCTATCCGCAGACGCCACCGGCCGGTGGCCCGCACAACCCGGTCTGGCTGAACTGCGGCGTGTACACCGAGCCGCAGGAGAACGAGCGCGCGGTGCACTCGATGGAGCACGGCGCGGTGTGGGTGACGTACGACCCTGCGCGCATCTCGGGCGACGCGCTCGACACCCTGAAGCAGTGGCTGCCCTCCAGCTACGCGCTCCTCTCCCCGTACGAGGGCATGGACACGCCCATCGCCGTGAGCGTGTGGAACGCGCAGCTGAAGGTCGACGACCCCGCCGACGAGCGCATCGGCGAGTTCTTCACCGAGTACTGGCGCAGTCAGAACGCCCCCGAGCCCGGCGCCGCCTGCTCGGGCGCGCTCGACGGGCCCGGCAAGCAGTGA
- a CDS encoding DUF305 domain-containing protein codes for MTEAHRSRATWLVTAAAVLAVGALAFGIGRFTAFGASAAPQHPATDSADAGFARDMQVHHAQAVEMAMEIYAKTSDDELRALSYDIATAQSAQRGEMYGWLVTWGLPQAGGPLMGWMGSGSSHEHGEDAASEADLRAQMGMATDAELAELRADTGTAADCLFLALMVRHHEGAIPMAEAVIDEGSDARVRAVATSMVQTQSAEIDAMTGMQQRLACG; via the coding sequence GTGACCGAGGCGCACCGCTCGCGCGCGACGTGGCTCGTAACCGCCGCGGCCGTGCTCGCGGTCGGTGCGCTCGCCTTCGGGATCGGCCGCTTCACGGCGTTCGGGGCGAGCGCGGCGCCGCAGCATCCGGCGACCGACTCGGCCGACGCCGGCTTCGCGCGCGACATGCAGGTGCATCACGCGCAGGCGGTCGAGATGGCGATGGAGATCTACGCCAAGACCTCCGACGACGAGCTGCGCGCGCTGTCGTACGACATCGCCACCGCGCAGTCCGCTCAGCGCGGCGAGATGTACGGCTGGCTCGTGACGTGGGGCCTGCCGCAGGCGGGCGGCCCGCTCATGGGGTGGATGGGCTCCGGCTCGTCGCACGAGCACGGCGAGGACGCCGCATCCGAGGCCGACCTGCGCGCGCAGATGGGCATGGCGACCGACGCGGAGCTCGCCGAGCTGCGCGCGGACACCGGGACGGCCGCCGACTGCCTGTTCCTCGCCCTCATGGTGCGCCACCACGAAGGCGCCATCCCGATGGCCGAAGCGGTCATCGATGAGGGGTCGGACGCCCGCGTGCGCGCCGTCGCGACGAGCATGGTGCAGACGCAGTCCGCCGAGATCGATGCGATGACCGGCATGCAGCAGCGCCTGGCCTGCGGCTGA
- a CDS encoding carbohydrate ABC transporter permease: MTISTEVVEPVVDSRSARQVARDTRRHEAMARKRLTSKGATIAAIVIAFFWTIPTFGLFITSFRPGSDTQSSGWWTVFVDPAFTLDNYRQALTSGGTALTLGASFLNSLAITIPVVVFALAVASLIAYAFAWIDFKGRNFFFIFIFALQIVPLQMALVPLLSLFSRGLTINDVTIFPGLELRGIEHSFATVWIAHVIFAMPLAIFLLHNFIAEIPHEVIEAARVDGAGHGQIFFRLILPLAAPALASFAVLEFIWVWNDLLVATIFAPSSSLPLTQSLNSLSGTWGDQWFLQSAGTFISILVPLIVFFALQRFFVRGLLAGATKG; the protein is encoded by the coding sequence ATGACCATCAGCACCGAAGTCGTCGAGCCCGTCGTGGACTCGCGCTCGGCCCGCCAGGTCGCGCGCGACACCCGCCGGCACGAGGCGATGGCGCGCAAGCGCCTGACGTCGAAGGGCGCGACGATCGCGGCCATCGTGATCGCGTTCTTCTGGACCATCCCGACGTTCGGCCTGTTCATCACGTCGTTCCGCCCGGGCTCCGACACGCAGTCCAGCGGCTGGTGGACGGTCTTCGTCGACCCGGCCTTCACGCTGGACAACTACCGGCAGGCGCTGACGTCGGGCGGCACGGCCCTGACGCTGGGCGCGTCGTTCCTCAACTCGCTCGCGATCACCATCCCCGTGGTGGTGTTCGCGCTCGCGGTCGCCTCCCTGATCGCCTACGCGTTCGCGTGGATCGACTTCAAGGGCCGGAACTTCTTCTTCATCTTCATCTTCGCGCTGCAGATCGTGCCGCTGCAGATGGCGCTGGTGCCGCTGCTGAGCCTGTTCTCGCGGGGTCTCACGATCAACGACGTGACGATCTTCCCGGGGCTGGAGCTGCGCGGCATCGAGCACAGCTTCGCGACGGTGTGGATCGCGCACGTCATCTTCGCGATGCCGCTGGCGATCTTCCTGCTGCACAACTTCATCGCCGAGATCCCGCACGAAGTCATCGAGGCCGCGCGCGTGGACGGCGCCGGACACGGGCAGATCTTCTTCCGCCTCATCCTGCCGCTGGCCGCTCCCGCCCTCGCGTCGTTCGCGGTGCTCGAGTTCATCTGGGTGTGGAACGACCTGCTGGTGGCCACGATCTTCGCGCCGAGTTCCTCGCTGCCGCTGACGCAGTCGCTGAACTCGCTGTCGGGCACATGGGGCGACCAGTGGTTCCTGCAGTCGGCAGGCACGTTCATCTCGATCCTCGTGCCGCTGATCGTGTTCTTCGCGTTGCAGCGCTTCTTCGTCCGCGGTCTGCTCGCGGGCGCGACGAAGGGCTGA
- a CDS encoding sugar ABC transporter permease, producing MVTRAPVETRPTTLGFSLNSFFRWLGGLNPIVQIPIIVVVFGAVVGLILLLIEYAPRPGRGYFWLRLAACFLLPVLAFMLLRPYQNAVIYVLGIAVILGAVLFWADYRSRQGAGYLFQLILFAAPATILLLVGLIYPAISTLVQSFFDKTGDNFVGLDNYIWTFTNPEGFWSVINTLIWVLLAPTFATAIGLAYAVFIDRAKGERVLKILIFMPFAISFVGAGIIWKFIYDFRQGDQIGLLNGIVTAFGGQPVTWLAAQPLVNTLLLVVVFIWSQTGLAMVILSAAIKAVPPEQMEAAELDGANAWERFRNVTVPGIRSSLIVVVTTIAIGALKIYDIVAVMTGGRNDTTVLAFEMVNQQQRFQSYGHSAALAVVLFIFVLPLIIFNVRQIRKQREIR from the coding sequence ATGGTCACGCGCGCCCCCGTCGAGACCCGGCCGACGACGCTCGGGTTCTCGCTGAACAGCTTCTTCCGCTGGCTGGGCGGCCTGAACCCCATCGTCCAGATCCCGATCATCGTCGTCGTCTTCGGCGCCGTTGTCGGGCTCATCCTCCTGCTCATCGAGTACGCGCCGCGCCCCGGGCGCGGGTACTTCTGGCTGCGCCTGGCCGCGTGCTTCCTGCTGCCGGTGCTCGCCTTCATGCTGCTGCGGCCGTATCAGAACGCCGTCATCTACGTGCTCGGCATCGCGGTCATCCTCGGCGCCGTGCTCTTCTGGGCCGACTACCGCTCGCGCCAGGGCGCGGGGTATCTGTTCCAGCTCATCCTGTTCGCGGCGCCCGCCACGATCCTGCTGCTGGTGGGCCTCATCTACCCCGCGATCTCCACGCTCGTGCAGTCGTTCTTCGACAAGACCGGCGACAACTTCGTGGGGCTGGACAACTACATCTGGACGTTCACGAACCCCGAGGGGTTCTGGTCGGTCATCAACACGCTCATCTGGGTGCTGCTGGCCCCGACGTTCGCGACCGCGATCGGCCTGGCCTACGCGGTGTTCATCGACCGCGCCAAGGGCGAGCGCGTGCTGAAGATCCTCATCTTCATGCCGTTCGCGATCTCGTTCGTCGGCGCGGGCATCATCTGGAAGTTCATCTACGACTTCCGCCAGGGCGACCAGATCGGCCTGCTCAACGGCATCGTGACGGCGTTCGGCGGACAGCCGGTGACGTGGCTGGCCGCGCAGCCGCTCGTGAACACGCTGCTTCTCGTGGTCGTGTTCATCTGGAGCCAGACGGGACTCGCGATGGTCATCCTGTCGGCTGCCATCAAGGCGGTGCCGCCGGAGCAGATGGAGGCGGCCGAGCTCGACGGCGCGAACGCGTGGGAGAGGTTCCGCAACGTCACGGTGCCCGGCATCCGCTCGTCCCTCATCGTCGTGGTCACCACGATCGCCATCGGCGCCCTGAAGATCTACGACATCGTCGCGGTCATGACCGGCGGTCGCAACGACACGACCGTCCTCGCGTTCGAGATGGTCAACCAGCAGCAGCGATTCCAGAGCTACGGCCACTCCGCGGCCCTGGCGGTCGTGCTGTTCATCTTCGTGCTGCCGTTGATCATCTTCAACGTCCGCCAGATCCGGAAGCAGAGGGAGATCCGATGA